From Balearica regulorum gibbericeps isolate bBalReg1 chromosome 28, bBalReg1.pri, whole genome shotgun sequence:
CCGCAGGGAGCAAAGTCCCTCTGTGCCATGCGGCGCGAGGGGAATTTCGCCGCCCCGCGGACCCTCCCCGGTGCACGGCTTGGCCGGGGGCTCGCCGGCAGGCGAGGTGGGGCTTGGGGTGCCGGATCCAGCCGGGGCGTTGCAGACCGCGCCGCTGGCACCGGCCGGAGGGAGACGTGACCGGTTGCGAGCAGGGAGCGGGGTCTGGCCAGCCGCCTCCGTGCAGGggcccccctcaccccccctctccctctcttcctccccccagcaTGTTTCAGACCTTGTACGACTATTTTTGGTGGGAACGGCTCTGGCTCCCGGCGAACCTCACCTGGGCCGACCTGGAGGACCGGGATGGGCGAGTCTACGCCAAAGCCTCCGACCTCTACATCACCCTCCCCTTGGCCTTCCTCTTCCTCGTCGTCCGGCACCTCTTTGAGACGTGAGTCCCTtctctggggtggggggcactCCCCGATCCAGCTCTCCCCGCACCCCGGGGGCTCTGCGCCTGGGGCTGTGATGAACCCCCGGACGTGTCACCCTGTCCTCAGCCCGGCTTGGGGTGGCCCTGGCACCCTGGGGgtcctgcctgtcccccccACCAGACCACGTTTAGGGCCGGGGACCTGCCCCCGGCGACGCCGCACAAACCCGGCTTTGTGCATCCTCCGCCGCCCTTATCGCGGCACGGTCGGCCGCAGGCCCCGGCGTTTAAGGAGCGATTTGTTGGGCAAACAATGGCGAGCCGAGGCCGGGAACAGACGGGGCTTTGTTGGGACGGTGGGAGAAAGGGGGGGCACCCTTCAGTGGGATGGATACAGCCCTGCCGCTTGGTGGGGGGACggtcccccagccctggggtgaCAGGGCGACCTGGCGGTTCCCCCCGTGGTAAAACCCGCCTTGGAGAAGCAGCACCgggatggggaaactgaggcaccgAGTGACTGCGGGTCCCTGGGTGGCTTCGATGCGGCCGTGTCAGCCAGGTGACGCAGAAACGGGGACGGTTTATGTCCCCCTACTCCTCCCCCAGGTACGTGGCCACCCCGCTGGCCGGGCTACTGAACGTcaaggagaagatcaggttaaAAGCCACCCCCAATGCCGTGCTGGAGAAGTTTTACGCTGCCACCACCAAACACCCCAAGCAGGTGAGGGGAGCGGGGACCCCAAAAGGGGCTCGACATGGCtggagccggggcggggggcgagCGGCAGAGCCGGGGCCCCGCGGCGCAGCGGTGACGTCCCTGCCGTCTCCCAGGCCGACGTGGAGATGCTCTCGAAGAAGAGCGGCTGCACGGTGCGGCAGGTGGAGCGCTGGTTTCGCCGCCGCCGCAACCAAGACCGGCCCAGCCTGCTCAAGAAGTTCAGGGAGGCCAGGTGAGACCCTGCGCCCGGCGTCGCCGTCACCCTGCGGGCCACGTCCCGGCGgtggatggggctgggggggcacctGCTTGGCCGGGAGCTGCCCTGGGAGGGCGGGATGCGGGGCcgcccttctccctccctcgcCCCGGTGCCCGTCTGAGGACCGTCTGCTTCCTTTTTCCAGTTGGCGATTCACGTTTTACCTTATTGCTTTCATTGCTGGCATGGCTGTCATAGTGGATGTAAGTACCGGCCCCCTCCCTGCGTGTGCCtggccccgccggccccccccggccccctctAACCcctctttgtctctctctcctccccgcATCCCGCAGAAACCCTGGTTCTACGACCTCCGGGAGGTGTGGAAGGGATACCCCATCCAGGTGAGCCCCTGGCCTGGCCGCCCTCCCGCAGCCCTTCCTGCCCCTCGCCCCCCCGGCGCTGCCTGGGCGATGGGAACCGGAGCCCCCAGGGTGCGGGAGGGGCTCTCTGGGGCTGCATGGGGTCTCTGGGGCCCGTGTGGGTTTGGCTGACGCACGGGGAAGGGGTTTGCGTGCCGGGGGGTGCAGACGGGTCCCCAGGATGCCCGTAGTCTGGCTGGTGCCCGCGGAAGGGGCTCGAACCCCccctggagcaggtggaggatCCCCCCCAGCCTGTGTTTTGGCTTTCAGAGCATGCTGCCCTCCCAGTACTGGTACTACATGATCGAGCTGTCCTTCTACTGGTCCCTGCTCTTCAGCATCGCCTCCGACGTCAAGCGCAAGGTGGGGCTCTCTGGGGACGGGGGGGCAGGCGCGGGGACGGCTCGGCAGGGTTTGCTTCGTCCTCGCGGTGGGCGTTAGGGACCAGCGGGCTGGGAGGGTCGGGGGCCAcggggggggtggcggggcgCTGGGGGTTGGAGTGGGCTGCTGTAACCCCCCGGCTCCCCCTTTCCTGGGCGCAGGACTTCAAAGAGCAAATCATCCACCACGTCGCCACCATCATCCTCATCAGCTTCTCCTGGTTCGCCAACTACATCCGTGCAGGGACGCTCATCATGGCCCTGCACGATTCGTCGGACTATCTGCTGGAGGTACGTGTCCCCCGCGCCGCCACGGCCGCGTCCCACgtcccctgtcccctccccgactcaccccccccccccctccgcccccacAGTCTGCCAAGATGTTCAACTACGCCGGCTGGAGGAACACCTGCAACAACATCTTCATCGTCTTTGCCGCCGTCTTCATCGTCACCCGCCTGGTCATCCTGCCCTTTTGGTGAGTGCCGGTCGCTGGTGAAcgggtggggaaactgaggcacgggggtGGAGAGACCCCCGGGGGGGTGGGATGCCGGTCCCTGCCCGTAACAGCTCCATCCCCCGCAGGATCATGCACTGCACGGTGGTTTATCCGCTGGATCTCTACCCTGCCTTCTTCGGCTACTACTTCTTCAACTTCATGATGGTGGTGCTGCAGTCGCTGCACATCTTCTGGGCCTACCTCATCATCCGCATGGCCCAGAAGTTCATAACTGGAAAGGCAagagggggccggggggcggctCGGGGCAGATGGGGGGTGCGGGTCTGCCCTGGGAGCGAGGTGGGGGCACGGGGTTTGCAGGGGAGACCCCCCCAAACCATGAAGCCGGACTGTACTTGGCTTCCCGAGTGCCCTTGGTGGGGGGGGGATTGGGGCGGAGAGGAATCCACGCTGGTTGTGacaggggaaactgaggcacggcaGGAAAACGGTACACGGACCCCCCCGACTGAgttcccccttttccctctccGCGCCCCCCCCAGGTGGTGGAGGACGAGAGGAGCGACCGCGAAGAGACGGACAActcggaggaggaggaggaggcggcgaAGAACGGGCCCCTCTCCAACGGCCACCCCGTCCTCAACAACAACCACCGCAAAACCGACTGAGCGCCCTCGCCCCGATTCTGCGCCCacgggggcggccgggggggggcccTGCCGGAGGTCAAACCCGTGAGATGTCAAATCCCACCGCTGCCACCCTCGCGTAGCGCCAAGGTCCCCGTCCCCTCCATCCTCGCCCCTCCCCGGTCCGGCAGAGCAAACCGGGACCCCGGAGAGCCCGAATCGGCCCCTGGCCCCCTCCGTCGCCTCCTCCGGAGAGGGGCCGCAGCTCTGGGGGTGGCGGCGGTCGCTGCTTCTCCGCCTCACGCTCACGGTCGGTGCCCTTTCTGCCTTTCACCTGCTGCCTTAATCCACCGCGGTGCCCCGGCGCAGGCAGAGCGAGGACGGCTCCCGCCGGCACCCCTCCGGGACGgctcttcccccctccccgcagccccttGGCCCATGACCGGAGCTCTCGGCTCCGGCGCCCGGCCGGGCTCCAGCTCTGTGTTATTCCCCCtgttccccaccagcccctcgcCGGAGGGGAGCGCGTCCTGCAGCCGCCTCCTCAgatattttggggggggtgtgtgtggggggggggtggtggcaaaagccccttccctgctgcgTGTCCGGCTTCGCTGCCGGCACCGAGCGAGGGGGAGCGGTGGAAAAGTGGGCGCAGCcctggcagggaggagcaggggacGGGTTGAGGGGGTTTCGGGGGGCCGAGGGGGCTCCACGAAGGAAGCCGCAGGGTTCAGTCACTACTCGCGTCTCTCCCGGAGGAGTTTAATCCCCTCGTTTCTCTTTGTAAATGGGTTTGGAGTCTCTCCCTCTCCTggtcccttccccagctgtAACAGGACAAAtttgcaactgattttttttttctttttttttcttttttttttttttggtttgtttctatttatttggAAGACAAGGAGCCGGGCTTGGCTCTGTCTCCCACATCCACCCAGGATGCGGCGAGACTTCCCAGCgcggaggggtgggggaaaaggACCATTAACCAACGTCAGACCAAAAcgtgttttgttgggttttttttttttgtttttgtttttttttaaaaaagtttaaatatattaaaagtttaaaaaaaactaataaacttcagttaaaaaaaaaaaaaaagggcttggGCATCTTCTGTGGCTGGTGTGGTGGCCCTGGCCCCTGcagaggtttgggggggtcGCAGGCCCCTTCAGCTTTCATTAAAGCAGTGCAGAAAGTGGGCAGATTTGggtattttgatattttaatgttcggggtttggtttgtttggtttttttccttcccccccatccccgAAAGCTCTCCGTGTCTTCAATCCtaccccagccccgctgccagAGGAGCAGCCGGACAGGAGCAGAGGACAAAGCTGCTATTCAGGTGGATGCTGAGGATGGAACTGGAGCTCACGGAGGCCCCAGAaaggtggtttttgttttttgttttgaaaaaaagttatttagtgtggagggaaaaaaaccccacaacaaaccccacaaaaacaaaaaacaaaaaaaaaaacccaacccaaagcCCTTCCTTGTGTGAGTGCAGAGTTGCATgaacctgctccagcccccccagACCAGGGTTGTGCACTTCAGCAATGGACAATTTGattctaatttgaaaaaaaaaacaccaaccaaaaaaaccaaaccaaaacccctctgctttttttctttttttttcttttttttctttcccccgTGTTCACAgtagtttggttttgggttttagttttttttttctttcct
This genomic window contains:
- the CERS2 gene encoding ceramide synthase 2, encoding MFQTLYDYFWWERLWLPANLTWADLEDRDGRVYAKASDLYITLPLAFLFLVVRHLFETYVATPLAGLLNVKEKIRLKATPNAVLEKFYAATTKHPKQADVEMLSKKSGCTVRQVERWFRRRRNQDRPSLLKKFREASWRFTFYLIAFIAGMAVIVDKPWFYDLREVWKGYPIQSMLPSQYWYYMIELSFYWSLLFSIASDVKRKDFKEQIIHHVATIILISFSWFANYIRAGTLIMALHDSSDYLLESAKMFNYAGWRNTCNNIFIVFAAVFIVTRLVILPFWIMHCTVVYPLDLYPAFFGYYFFNFMMVVLQSLHIFWAYLIIRMAQKFITGKVVEDERSDREETDNSEEEEEAAKNGPLSNGHPVLNNNHRKTD